One genomic window of Biomphalaria glabrata chromosome 9, xgBioGlab47.1, whole genome shotgun sequence includes the following:
- the LOC106077683 gene encoding zinc finger protein 724-like isoform X2, which yields MPMIDELKQDFTNDLCNVMKNEKTEFSFLKETPGFSFIGQTWESILSEQKINPNQDMTSNQDKPRNSHNKDVHAGNFKDEQNSSNENGTLQLVSAEKSLGTSSISKNHGKKQFQCQICLKEFSTSSYLKRHEMIHSGKKPFKCKICKKEFTQSSNLKQHKNIHSGKKQFKCQICQKELSTSSYLKRHEMIHSGKKQFKCQICQKEFTTSSTLKRHEMIHSGKKQFKCQICPKEFSTSSYLKIHEMIHSGKKQFKCQICKIEFSTSSSLKIHEMIHSGKKPFKCQICQKEFSTSSTLKMHEMIHSGKKPFNCQFCKKKFNQSSNLNEHENIHSGKKPFKCQICLKELKGSTNLKQNEMIHYGEKPFQCQICQNKFTTSSALKHHEIIHTCKKQFHCLILKSKSGWYLCLPHDTLVNCGHQKLMPLTLSAL from the exons ATGCCAATGATAGATGAGTTAAAACAAGACTTTACCAATGATCTCTGCAATGTTATGAAAAATGAGAAGACAGAATTTTCTTTCCTTAAAGAGACACCTGGATTCAGCTTCATTGGTCAAACCTGGGAATCAATTTTATCAGAG CAAAAAATAAATCCAAATCAAGATATGACTTCAAACCAAGATAAACCTAGAAATTCTCataacaaagatgtgcatgctGGAAACTTTAAAGATGAACAAAATAGTTCAAATGAAAATGGAACTCTCCAGCTGGTTTCTGCTGAAAAATCATTGGGTACTTCATCAATCTCTAAGAACCATGGTAAAAAGCAATTTCAATGTCAAATTTGTCTAAAAGAATTCTCTACCTCTTCATATTTAAAAAGACATGAGATGATTCATTCTggtaaaaagccatttaaatgtaaaatttgtaaaaaagaatttacccaatcctcaaatttaaagcagcataaaaatattcattctggtaaaaagcaatttaaatgtcaaatttgtcaaaaagaatTATCTACCTCCTCATATTTAAAAAGACATGAGATGATTCATTCTGgtaaaaagcaatttaaatgtcaaatttgtcaaaaagaatTCACTACCTCTTCAACTTTAAAAAGACATGAGATGATTCATTCTGgtaaaaagcaatttaaatgtcaaatttgtccAAAAGAATTCTCGACCTcttcatatttaaaaatacatgagatgattcattctggtaaaaagcaatttaaatgtcaaatttgtaaAATAGAATTCTCTACCTCTTCAAGTTTAAAAATCCATGAGATGATTCATTCTggtaaaaagccatttaaatgtcaaatttgtcaaaaagaatTCTCTACCTCTTCAACTTTAAAAATGCATGAGATGATTCATTCTGGTAAAAAGCCATTTAATTgtcaattttgtaaaaaaaagtttaaccaATCCTCTAATTTAAATGAGCATGAAAATATTCATTCTggtaaaaagccatttaaatgtcaaatttgtctAAAAGAATTAAAGGGATCCACAAATTTAAAACAGAATGAGATGATTCATTATGGTGAAAAGccatttcaatgtcaaatttgtcaaaATAAATTCACTACATCATCAGCTTTAAAACATCATGAGATTATTCATACTTGTAAAAAGCAATTTCATTGTCtaattttgaaaagtaaaagcggttggtatTTGTGCcttccacatgacaccctcgttaactgtgggcatCAGAAACTGATgcccttaacattatctgccctatag
- the LOC106077683 gene encoding zinc finger protein 724-like isoform X1 yields MDDIRHDFTNELKTILKSEEIDWSLESEMTDDSSMYETSKLSLEEQTQKSGEQIHSMPMIDELKQDFTNDLCNVMKNEKTEFSFLKETPGFSFIGQTWESILSEQKINPNQDMTSNQDKPRNSHNKDVHAGNFKDEQNSSNENGTLQLVSAEKSLGTSSISKNHGKKQFQCQICLKEFSTSSYLKRHEMIHSGKKPFKCKICKKEFTQSSNLKQHKNIHSGKKQFKCQICQKELSTSSYLKRHEMIHSGKKQFKCQICQKEFTTSSTLKRHEMIHSGKKQFKCQICPKEFSTSSYLKIHEMIHSGKKQFKCQICKIEFSTSSSLKIHEMIHSGKKPFKCQICQKEFSTSSTLKMHEMIHSGKKPFNCQFCKKKFNQSSNLNEHENIHSGKKPFKCQICLKELKGSTNLKQNEMIHYGEKPFQCQICQNKFTTSSALKHHEIIHTCKKQFHCLILKSKSGWYLCLPHDTLVNCGHQKLMPLTLSAL; encoded by the exons ATGGATGACATAAGGCATGACTTTACTAATGAACTTAAAACTATCCTAAAAAGTGAGGAGATAGATTGGTCATTAGAATCAGAGATGACAGACGACAGTTCCATGTATGAAACTTCTAAATTAAGTTTAGAAGAACAGACACAG AAATCTGGAGAACAAATTCATTCAATGCCAATGATAGATGAGTTAAAACAAGACTTTACCAATGATCTCTGCAATGTTATGAAAAATGAGAAGACAGAATTTTCTTTCCTTAAAGAGACACCTGGATTCAGCTTCATTGGTCAAACCTGGGAATCAATTTTATCAGAG CAAAAAATAAATCCAAATCAAGATATGACTTCAAACCAAGATAAACCTAGAAATTCTCataacaaagatgtgcatgctGGAAACTTTAAAGATGAACAAAATAGTTCAAATGAAAATGGAACTCTCCAGCTGGTTTCTGCTGAAAAATCATTGGGTACTTCATCAATCTCTAAGAACCATGGTAAAAAGCAATTTCAATGTCAAATTTGTCTAAAAGAATTCTCTACCTCTTCATATTTAAAAAGACATGAGATGATTCATTCTggtaaaaagccatttaaatgtaaaatttgtaaaaaagaatttacccaatcctcaaatttaaagcagcataaaaatattcattctggtaaaaagcaatttaaatgtcaaatttgtcaaaaagaatTATCTACCTCCTCATATTTAAAAAGACATGAGATGATTCATTCTGgtaaaaagcaatttaaatgtcaaatttgtcaaaaagaatTCACTACCTCTTCAACTTTAAAAAGACATGAGATGATTCATTCTGgtaaaaagcaatttaaatgtcaaatttgtccAAAAGAATTCTCGACCTcttcatatttaaaaatacatgagatgattcattctggtaaaaagcaatttaaatgtcaaatttgtaaAATAGAATTCTCTACCTCTTCAAGTTTAAAAATCCATGAGATGATTCATTCTggtaaaaagccatttaaatgtcaaatttgtcaaaaagaatTCTCTACCTCTTCAACTTTAAAAATGCATGAGATGATTCATTCTGGTAAAAAGCCATTTAATTgtcaattttgtaaaaaaaagtttaaccaATCCTCTAATTTAAATGAGCATGAAAATATTCATTCTggtaaaaagccatttaaatgtcaaatttgtctAAAAGAATTAAAGGGATCCACAAATTTAAAACAGAATGAGATGATTCATTATGGTGAAAAGccatttcaatgtcaaatttgtcaaaATAAATTCACTACATCATCAGCTTTAAAACATCATGAGATTATTCATACTTGTAAAAAGCAATTTCATTGTCtaattttgaaaagtaaaagcggttggtatTTGTGCcttccacatgacaccctcgttaactgtgggcatCAGAAACTGATgcccttaacattatctgccctatag